CTGGCCCAAGCAGATTTTCACGAGAACCGGCATGTCCATAGGACTCCATCGTGATCACTGGATAACAGAGAATTACCCGATCCGGGCGTGAACTCTCCCGTTCGATAGGGTCTTCATGATCTGGTTGACCCTCGTCATACAAGGTTCCCAACGTAGCTGTAAGATGGCCGCCCGCCGAGAAACCAAGCACGGCAATTTTGGAAGGATGAATGCCATATTGCTCGGCATGAGCCCGCACATAACGAATCGCACGCTGACCATCTGTCATGGGTGCCGGATGCCGGTGAGGCGCCACACGGTACTTCAGCACAAATGCGCTAATTCCCGCACGGTTTAACAATTCAGCGATTGGAGCTCCTTCATGATCGGCCAAAAATCCATAGCCCCCACCCGGACAGATAATGACAGCGCTCTCGGAACCGGGCTGAATAAACGGAATCAGATGCGGCATTTCATCTTCATGATCCTTGGCTGCATAAGGCGCTGCATGGTCCCACAATGGTATA
Above is a window of Paenibacillus sp. E222 DNA encoding:
- a CDS encoding alpha/beta hydrolase; its protein translation is MTTTIPLWDHAAPYAAKDHEDEMPHLIPFIQPGSESAVIICPGGGYGFLADHEGAPIAELLNRAGISAFVLKYRVAPHRHPAPMTDGQRAIRYVRAHAEQYGIHPSKIAVLGFSAGGHLTATLGTLYDEGQPDHEDPIERESSRPDRVILCYPVITMESYGHAGSRENLLGPDVSAEQIKAFSAEQQVKADAPEAFIWHTSDDQAVPVENSLRYALALGAHGIPYDLHVFEKGSHGLGLAEDDHAVRAWSDLCLTWLKNQGW